One Methylosinus sp. C49 DNA segment encodes these proteins:
- a CDS encoding Spy/CpxP family protein refolding chaperone, producing the protein MKKHLLAAVAAVALTLPLSAGVFAEPAPGEHHHPQFSAEDHAAFTDAKIAALKAGLKLTPAQEKNWPAVEASLRDIAKARAARFAEAKDKMKDIQEHRSVIEGLQWRSKALAAKAAETAKLAEAAKPLFDSLDDAQKRRFAILLHTIAKGPHHGHEWGGPHEGPEHD; encoded by the coding sequence ATGAAGAAACATCTCCTCGCCGCCGTCGCTGCGGTCGCTCTCACCCTTCCGCTCTCGGCTGGAGTCTTTGCGGAGCCGGCTCCCGGCGAGCATCATCATCCCCAATTCTCGGCAGAGGATCACGCCGCCTTCACCGACGCCAAGATCGCCGCTCTGAAGGCCGGCTTGAAGCTCACCCCGGCCCAGGAGAAGAACTGGCCGGCGGTGGAAGCCTCGCTGCGCGACATCGCCAAGGCGCGCGCCGCCCGCTTCGCCGAGGCCAAGGACAAGATGAAGGACATCCAGGAGCATCGCAGCGTGATCGAAGGTCTGCAGTGGCGCTCCAAGGCGCTCGCGGCGAAAGCCGCCGAGACGGCGAAGCTCGCCGAGGCGGCCAAGCCGCTCTTCGACAGCCTGGACGACGCCCAGAAGCGCCGCTTCGCCATTCTGCTGCATACGATCGCCAAGGGCCCGCATCACGGCCATGAGTGGGGCGGTCCGCACGAAGGTCCCGAGCACGACTGA
- a CDS encoding MDR family oxidoreductase, producing MSAFTAIRIDKDEAGYRAAYAELSESELMEGDVDVAVTHSTVNYKDGLAVTGKAPVVRRFPMIPGVDFAGVVTRSSHPNFRPGEQVIAGGCGLGEQHFGGFSQRARVSGDWLVHLPQGLTPEQAMAIGSAGYTAMLCVMALERQGLEPSRGPVVVTGAAGGVGSVAVALLAALGWRVVASTGRPEEEAYLKDLGASEIVDRAELSVPGKPLQKQRFAGGVDTVGSVTLANVLAQTSIDGVVAACGNAQGMELPTTVAPFILRGVSLIGVESVRPSLPLRRKGWERLARDLDKGLLARMTETAPFAQALERARSIVAGKIRGRLVIEIG from the coding sequence GTGAGCGCATTCACCGCCATACGGATCGACAAGGACGAGGCCGGCTATCGCGCAGCCTATGCCGAGCTCAGCGAGAGCGAGCTGATGGAGGGCGACGTCGATGTCGCGGTCACGCACAGCACCGTCAATTACAAGGACGGCCTCGCCGTCACCGGCAAGGCGCCGGTGGTGCGGCGCTTTCCGATGATTCCGGGCGTCGATTTCGCGGGCGTCGTCACGCGCTCGAGTCATCCGAACTTCCGGCCGGGCGAGCAGGTGATCGCCGGCGGCTGCGGGCTCGGCGAGCAGCATTTCGGCGGTTTCTCGCAGCGCGCGCGGGTCAGCGGCGATTGGCTGGTGCATTTGCCGCAAGGGCTGACGCCGGAGCAGGCGATGGCGATCGGCAGCGCCGGCTACACCGCCATGCTCTGTGTGATGGCCTTGGAGCGGCAGGGGCTCGAGCCCTCGCGCGGGCCGGTGGTGGTGACGGGCGCGGCGGGCGGCGTCGGCTCCGTGGCGGTGGCGCTGCTGGCGGCGCTGGGATGGCGGGTCGTCGCATCCACTGGACGTCCCGAGGAGGAGGCCTATCTCAAAGATCTGGGCGCGTCGGAGATCGTCGATCGCGCTGAGCTCTCCGTCCCCGGCAAGCCGTTGCAAAAGCAGCGTTTCGCCGGCGGCGTCGATACGGTGGGCTCGGTGACGCTCGCCAATGTTCTGGCGCAGACCTCGATCGACGGCGTCGTCGCGGCCTGCGGCAATGCGCAGGGAATGGAGCTGCCGACGACTGTCGCGCCCTTCATCCTGCGCGGCGTTTCGCTCATCGGCGTCGAGAGCGTTCGGCCCAGCCTGCCCTTGCGGCGCAAGGGCTGGGAGCGTCTGGCGCGCGATCTCGACAAAGGATTGCTCGCCAGAATGACGGAGACGGCGCCTTTCGCGCAGGCGCTCGAGCGCGCGCGATCGATCGTCGCCGGCAAGATCAGAGGCCGGCTGGTGATCGAGATCGGCTGA
- a CDS encoding division plane positioning ATPase MipZ translates to MRTIAFVTQKGGAGKSTLASSIAVAASSAGERVFIIDLDPLQSLVKWSKARDASDVPVEHVPPAKLGKALAALEKKGVTLVVIDAPGADSEYSDAAIRVADLCIIPARPNVFDLWACELTRASIKDKKKDYAFLLNQCPPAQQNARVDQGAQALQSIGALLSPMVSARVDYQEAARLGLGVCELNPEGVAAQEMRELWQSVKRRLKKGFTPAAAAKPETKAEAPAKVEVKPAVKAEAKVEAKAEAKPAAKVAAKAPEKAAPAAKVEKVVAKQEQPAARKQAAEPAAAEKAKPQAKPAVKKAA, encoded by the coding sequence ATGCGCACTATCGCATTCGTCACGCAGAAGGGCGGCGCCGGAAAGAGCACGCTCGCCAGCAGCATCGCCGTCGCCGCCAGTAGCGCAGGCGAGCGTGTTTTCATAATCGATTTGGATCCGCTTCAATCATTGGTCAAATGGTCGAAGGCGCGTGACGCGTCCGACGTGCCGGTCGAGCATGTGCCGCCGGCCAAGCTCGGCAAGGCGCTCGCCGCGCTGGAGAAGAAGGGCGTGACCCTCGTCGTCATCGATGCGCCCGGCGCCGACAGCGAATATTCGGACGCCGCCATTCGCGTCGCCGATCTCTGCATCATTCCCGCGCGCCCCAATGTCTTCGATCTGTGGGCCTGCGAGCTGACCCGCGCCAGCATCAAGGATAAGAAGAAGGATTACGCCTTTCTTCTCAACCAGTGCCCGCCCGCCCAGCAGAACGCCCGCGTCGACCAGGGCGCGCAAGCGCTGCAGTCGATCGGCGCGCTGCTCTCCCCCATGGTCTCGGCGCGCGTCGATTATCAGGAAGCGGCTCGCCTCGGCCTCGGCGTCTGCGAGCTCAATCCCGAGGGCGTCGCAGCTCAGGAAATGCGTGAATTGTGGCAATCGGTGAAGCGCCGCCTCAAGAAGGGCTTCACGCCCGCGGCCGCCGCCAAGCCGGAGACGAAGGCGGAAGCTCCGGCCAAGGTCGAGGTGAAGCCTGCCGTCAAGGCGGAGGCCAAGGTCGAGGCCAAGGCGGAGGCGAAGCCTGCGGCCAAGGTCGCCGCCAAAGCGCCCGAGAAGGCCGCGCCCGCCGCCAAGGTGGAGAAGGTCGTGGCCAAGCAGGAGCAGCCTGCGGCGCGCAAGCAGGCCGCCGAGCCCGCCGCCGCCGAGAAAGCCAAGCCGCAGGCCAAGCCCGCGGTCAAGAAAGCGGCCTGA
- a CDS encoding OmpA family protein: protein MTYFLSFYGLWLASAFLVGALSGLASLRRADDDPSLLREGDFFLALALCLVAILAKAALGRFALYLEGVFALYAAFLAGLGAAALWSGPIARDHLGWRIGAGMVAVIAILANSEAAKSLEDALGHRLGSLVQREGGDPLNFEVSGRDVFLPADASGHRALAERLASAAGVRTVWRVDSLSPEAAAQREEALAAVSAEQDAHRAAAAAWEREQERLAAALAARPRPVEAPSPPKKGRKDKIAEGRSAERSAPPAAAPPPPPAALVWNSPNDPTLPAPEGPSLPPPATAVESSPCRAALTALAASEKIRFSAKSVALGAGAEKFLARLAGALKQCPDAALELRGHSDSVGSPEDKRDLSQRRARAVFDYLRRIGVSRERLTSAGVGDEQPIVAGDDPASRAENRRVEILLR, encoded by the coding sequence ATGACCTATTTTCTCAGCTTTTATGGACTTTGGCTCGCCAGCGCTTTCCTCGTCGGCGCCCTCTCCGGCCTCGCGAGCCTGCGCCGCGCGGACGACGATCCCTCGCTGCTGCGCGAGGGGGACTTCTTCCTCGCGCTGGCGCTGTGCCTCGTCGCCATTCTCGCCAAGGCCGCGCTCGGCCGTTTCGCGCTCTACCTCGAGGGCGTGTTCGCGCTCTACGCCGCCTTTCTGGCCGGGCTCGGCGCGGCGGCGCTGTGGTCGGGGCCGATCGCGCGCGATCATCTCGGCTGGCGCATCGGCGCCGGCATGGTCGCGGTCATCGCCATTCTCGCCAATAGCGAGGCGGCCAAGAGCCTCGAGGATGCGCTGGGGCATCGTCTCGGCTCGCTGGTGCAGCGGGAGGGCGGCGATCCTCTGAATTTCGAGGTCAGCGGCCGCGATGTCTTTTTGCCCGCCGACGCTTCCGGCCATAGGGCGCTGGCGGAGCGGCTGGCGAGCGCCGCCGGCGTGCGGACGGTCTGGCGGGTGGATTCGCTCTCGCCGGAGGCCGCCGCCCAGCGCGAGGAGGCGCTCGCCGCCGTCTCCGCGGAGCAGGACGCCCATCGCGCCGCCGCAGCCGCATGGGAGCGTGAGCAGGAGCGCCTCGCCGCCGCCCTCGCCGCGCGGCCCCGGCCGGTCGAGGCGCCGTCGCCCCCAAAAAAAGGCCGCAAGGACAAGATCGCCGAAGGCCGCTCGGCCGAGCGCTCCGCGCCCCCCGCCGCCGCGCCGCCGCCCCCGCCAGCCGCGCTCGTCTGGAACAGCCCCAATGACCCGACGCTGCCGGCGCCGGAAGGGCCGAGCCTGCCGCCGCCCGCGACCGCCGTGGAAAGCTCGCCCTGCCGCGCGGCGCTGACAGCGCTCGCGGCCTCGGAGAAAATCCGCTTCTCGGCCAAGAGCGTCGCGCTCGGCGCGGGAGCGGAGAAATTCCTCGCGCGTCTCGCCGGCGCGCTGAAGCAATGCCCGGATGCGGCGCTCGAGCTGCGCGGCCATTCGGATTCTGTCGGCTCGCCCGAGGACAAGCGCGATTTGTCGCAGCGCCGCGCTCGCGCAGTGTTCGACTATCTGCGCCGCATCGGCGTCTCGCGCGAGCGGCTGACCAGCGCCGGCGTCGGTGACGAGCAGCCCATCGTCGCGGGCGATGATCCGGCGAGCCGGGCGGAGAATCGGCGGGTGGAGATTTTATTGCGTTGA
- the greA gene encoding transcription elongation factor GreA, whose amino-acid sequence MSSAFTKEQDDDELRQELPDRPISPHRNLVTPEGLAMIEAELARLHDELESAQAKDDKGAVALAARDLRYWSARRATAEVVRPIADHEQARFGHRIVIEDDAGKRQSFRLVGEDEADPAKGLIPYVAPLAKALLGKSVGDGVEVIHHSAKIVEIG is encoded by the coding sequence ATGAGCAGCGCCTTCACCAAAGAGCAGGACGACGACGAGCTCCGCCAGGAGCTGCCCGATCGTCCCATCAGCCCGCATCGCAATCTCGTGACGCCGGAGGGCCTCGCGATGATCGAGGCGGAGCTGGCGCGGCTGCACGACGAGCTGGAGTCGGCGCAGGCGAAGGACGACAAGGGCGCCGTGGCGCTCGCGGCGCGCGATCTGCGCTATTGGTCGGCGCGGCGCGCCACCGCCGAGGTCGTGCGGCCGATCGCCGATCACGAGCAGGCGCGCTTCGGCCATCGCATCGTCATAGAGGACGACGCCGGCAAGCGTCAGAGCTTTCGCCTGGTCGGCGAGGACGAGGCCGATCCCGCCAAAGGGCTCATTCCCTATGTCGCGCCGCTCGCCAAGGCGCTGCTCGGCAAGAGCGTCGGCGATGGCGTCGAGGTGATCCACCACAGCGCCAAAATCGTCGAGATCGGCTGA
- the rph gene encoding ribonuclease PH, protein MRPSKRAPDEMRPVSFERGVARYAEGSCLVKFGNTHVLCAATLEDKPPPWLRGQGRGWVTAEYAMLPRATHTRTRRESSSGKPSGRTQEIQRLIGRSLRAVTNLPALGERQIVVDCDVIQADGGTRTASITGAWLALHDCFQWMRSRSIIKDNPLRDHVAAVSCGVCNGEAVIDLDYAEDSTAETDANFVITGSGGLVEVQATAEVAVFSEDNLGSMLKLARGGIEQLVQLQKAALA, encoded by the coding sequence ATGCGGCCGAGCAAACGCGCGCCAGACGAAATGCGTCCCGTCAGCTTCGAACGGGGCGTCGCCCGCTACGCCGAGGGCTCGTGCCTCGTCAAATTCGGCAACACGCATGTCCTATGCGCCGCGACGCTCGAGGACAAGCCGCCGCCGTGGCTGCGCGGGCAGGGGCGCGGCTGGGTGACGGCGGAATACGCCATGCTGCCGCGCGCCACCCATACGCGCACGCGCCGCGAGTCGAGCTCCGGCAAGCCGTCCGGCCGCACGCAGGAGATTCAGCGCCTCATCGGCCGCTCGCTGCGCGCCGTCACCAATCTGCCGGCGCTCGGCGAGCGTCAGATCGTCGTCGATTGCGACGTCATCCAGGCCGATGGCGGCACGCGCACGGCCTCCATCACCGGCGCCTGGCTGGCGCTGCATGATTGCTTCCAATGGATGCGCTCGCGCTCCATCATCAAGGACAATCCGCTGCGCGATCATGTCGCCGCGGTCTCCTGCGGCGTCTGCAACGGCGAAGCGGTGATCGATCTCGATTATGCGGAGGATTCGACCGCCGAGACGGACGCCAATTTCGTTATCACCGGCTCTGGCGGGCTCGTCGAGGTGCAGGCGACGGCGGAAGTCGCGGTGTTCTCCGAGGATAATCTCGGCTCCATGCTGAAGCTGGCGCGCGGCGGCATCGAGCAGCTCGTGCAATTGCAGAAGGCGGCGCTGGCGTGA
- the rdgB gene encoding RdgB/HAM1 family non-canonical purine NTP pyrophosphatase translates to MTRRIEGRLVIATHNPGKLWELRQLLEPHGVDAVSAGELGVAEPEETETTFSGNALLKARASCAATGLPAFADDSGLCVEALDGAPGVYSARWGGDNRDFAAAIRRVERELQERGATAPFAAHFICALAIVWPDGHVEEFEGRVDGVLVFPPRGEKGFGYDPIFLPDGLERTFGEMMSAEKHALPGDGSRALSHRARAFQALARACLA, encoded by the coding sequence GTGACGCGCAGAATCGAAGGTCGTCTCGTCATCGCGACGCATAATCCCGGCAAGCTCTGGGAGCTGCGTCAGCTGCTCGAGCCGCATGGCGTCGACGCCGTCTCCGCCGGCGAGCTCGGCGTCGCCGAGCCGGAGGAGACGGAGACGACCTTCTCCGGCAATGCGCTTTTGAAAGCGCGCGCCTCCTGCGCGGCGACGGGCCTGCCGGCCTTCGCCGACGACTCGGGTCTCTGCGTCGAGGCGCTGGATGGCGCGCCGGGCGTCTATTCGGCGCGCTGGGGCGGCGATAATCGCGATTTCGCCGCCGCCATCCGCCGCGTCGAGCGCGAGCTGCAAGAGCGCGGCGCGACGGCGCCTTTCGCCGCGCATTTCATCTGCGCGCTCGCCATCGTCTGGCCGGACGGACATGTGGAAGAGTTCGAGGGCCGCGTCGATGGCGTGCTGGTGTTTCCGCCGCGCGGCGAGAAGGGCTTCGGCTATGATCCGATCTTTCTGCCGGACGGATTGGAGCGCACCTTCGGCGAGATGATGTCGGCCGAAAAGCATGCGCTGCCGGGCGACGGCTCGCGCGCGCTGTCGCATCGGGCGCGGGCGTTTCAGGCGCTGGCGAGGGCGTGCCTCGCCTGA
- the hemW gene encoding radical SAM family heme chaperone HemW, translating to MAATIRNAFDPGFGVYVHWPFCLSKCPYCDFNSHVRKGEVDEDRFVDAFRTEIAHRAALAPGREVRSVFFGGGTPSLMLPSTLEAILRAIADHWPMAADCEVTLEANPTSVEASRFRSFKAAGVNRASLGVQALNDIELRALGRQHSVAEALAALDVANKIFERTSFDLIYARPQQTPAAWRKELELALGRVTEHVSLYQLTIEPETMFERMVDAGKLDLPDVDTQRALWDVTQEVTARAGLPAYEVSNHARPGSECRHNLVYWRYGEYAGVGPGAHGRLITPRGRRAQATEKHPEMWLTCVETEGHGLVEDDLLSAEQEGDEFLLMGLRLREGIDPARFFALTGKKLSQSRVAELIGDGLVELTRDNRIRVSSEGFPVLDAVVADLAA from the coding sequence ATGGCTGCGACGATTCGAAACGCGTTCGACCCGGGCTTCGGCGTCTATGTGCACTGGCCGTTCTGCCTGTCGAAGTGTCCCTATTGCGACTTCAACAGCCACGTCCGCAAGGGCGAGGTCGATGAAGATCGCTTTGTGGACGCCTTTCGCACGGAGATTGCCCATCGCGCCGCTCTGGCGCCGGGACGCGAGGTGCGCTCGGTGTTCTTCGGCGGCGGCACGCCCTCGCTGATGCTCCCATCCACGCTGGAGGCGATCCTCCGGGCGATCGCCGATCATTGGCCGATGGCCGCCGATTGCGAGGTCACGCTCGAGGCGAATCCCACCAGCGTCGAGGCTTCGCGCTTCCGCAGCTTCAAGGCGGCCGGCGTCAATCGCGCCTCGCTCGGCGTGCAGGCGCTCAACGACATAGAATTGCGGGCGCTCGGCCGCCAGCATTCGGTGGCCGAGGCGCTCGCCGCGCTCGATGTCGCCAATAAGATTTTCGAACGCACCTCCTTTGATCTCATCTACGCCCGTCCGCAGCAGACGCCTGCGGCGTGGCGCAAGGAGCTGGAGCTGGCGCTGGGGCGCGTGACGGAGCATGTCTCGCTCTATCAGCTCACCATTGAGCCGGAGACGATGTTCGAGCGCATGGTGGACGCCGGCAAGCTCGATCTGCCCGACGTCGACACGCAGCGCGCGCTATGGGACGTTACGCAAGAGGTCACCGCCCGCGCCGGCCTGCCGGCCTATGAGGTCTCCAACCACGCGCGGCCCGGCTCGGAATGCCGGCACAATCTCGTCTATTGGCGCTATGGCGAATATGCCGGCGTCGGCCCCGGCGCGCATGGGCGGCTCATCACGCCGCGCGGCCGCCGCGCTCAGGCGACCGAGAAGCACCCGGAAATGTGGCTCACCTGCGTCGAGACGGAGGGCCATGGCCTCGTCGAGGATGATCTGCTCTCGGCGGAGCAGGAGGGCGACGAGTTTCTGCTGATGGGCCTGCGCCTGCGCGAGGGGATAGATCCGGCGCGCTTCTTCGCCCTCACCGGCAAGAAGCTGTCGCAATCGCGCGTCGCCGAGCTGATCGGCGACGGGCTCGTCGAGCTGACCCGCGACAATCGCATCCGCGTGAGCTCGGAAGGGTTTCCCGTGCTCGACGCGGTGGTGGCCGATCTCGCGGCGTGA
- a CDS encoding polyprenyl synthetase family protein, whose translation MGIVIPLEDKEKKSAGLDNLLSLIGPDLQRVNQLILQRTGSDVTTIPEVANHLISAGGKRLRPMLVLATAGMCGYEGDGHIKFAAGIEFMHTATLLHDDVVDESDMRRGKIAARMLWGNETCVLVGDFLLGHAFKMMVEPGVLSCLSVVSQAAAVIAEGEILQLNAAKDTQTTEDAYMAVIRSKTAELFAAAAEVGPMLTGRSKADEAACRSYGMNLGIAFQLIDDALDYGGQSSKLGKNVGDDFREGKITLPVVLAFRRGSETEREFWRRTLEKGEINDGDVEAACALMKKHDAIKDTVDRASHYGAIARDALEIFPASPWKSALLEVVDFCVERAY comes from the coding sequence GTGGGCATCGTCATACCGCTGGAGGACAAGGAAAAAAAGTCCGCCGGCCTCGATAATCTCCTTTCGCTGATCGGCCCCGACCTGCAGCGCGTCAACCAGCTGATCCTGCAGCGCACCGGCTCCGACGTGACGACGATCCCAGAGGTCGCCAATCATCTCATCTCTGCGGGCGGCAAGCGCCTGCGGCCGATGCTCGTGCTCGCCACCGCCGGCATGTGCGGTTATGAGGGCGACGGCCATATCAAATTCGCCGCCGGCATAGAATTCATGCATACGGCCACTCTGCTGCACGACGATGTCGTCGACGAGAGCGACATGCGCCGCGGCAAGATCGCCGCGCGAATGTTGTGGGGCAATGAGACCTGCGTGCTGGTCGGCGATTTTCTGCTCGGCCACGCCTTCAAGATGATGGTCGAGCCCGGCGTGCTCTCTTGCCTCTCCGTCGTGTCGCAGGCCGCCGCCGTCATCGCCGAGGGCGAGATTCTCCAGCTCAACGCCGCCAAGGACACGCAGACGACGGAAGACGCCTATATGGCGGTCATCCGCTCCAAGACGGCGGAGCTGTTCGCCGCCGCGGCGGAGGTCGGCCCCATGCTCACCGGCCGCTCCAAGGCGGACGAGGCCGCTTGCCGCAGCTATGGCATGAATCTCGGAATCGCCTTCCAGCTCATCGACGATGCGCTCGACTATGGCGGACAATCGTCCAAGCTCGGCAAGAATGTCGGCGATGATTTCCGCGAGGGCAAGATCACTCTGCCCGTCGTGCTCGCCTTCCGCCGCGGCTCGGAGACCGAGCGCGAGTTCTGGCGCCGCACGCTGGAGAAGGGCGAGATCAACGACGGCGACGTCGAGGCCGCCTGCGCGCTGATGAAAAAGCACGACGCCATCAAGGACACGGTCGATCGCGCGAGCCATTACGGCGCCATCGCGCGCGATGCGCTGGAGATTTTCCCGGCCTCGCCGTGGAAGTCGGCGCTGCTCGAGGTCGTCGATTTCTGCGTCGAGCGCGCCTATTGA
- a CDS encoding Fe-Mn family superoxide dismutase: MTQDFHRRQFLGAAATTGAALAAGAARAEEKAAVVKRAAVVHQPKPMAFDPKRVEGMSEKILVSHYENNYIGAVKRLNAILDQLSGLDFDKAPGFQINGLKREELIAANSMILHEVYFAGLGASGKPGAALAAALDRDFGSFDRWRAEFVAMGKALGGGSGWVVLSYDQHGGRLVNSWANDHTQGLAGGDPIFVLDMFEHAYQMDFGAKAADYVKVVMAAAGWSNADRLFEKCSRA, translated from the coding sequence GTGACGCAGGATTTTCATCGTAGACAATTTCTGGGCGCAGCGGCGACGACCGGGGCTGCGCTGGCCGCCGGCGCGGCGCGCGCCGAGGAGAAAGCCGCCGTCGTGAAGCGCGCCGCCGTCGTCCATCAGCCGAAGCCGATGGCCTTCGATCCAAAGCGCGTCGAAGGAATGTCGGAGAAGATCCTCGTCTCGCATTACGAGAATAATTACATCGGCGCAGTGAAGCGGTTGAATGCGATCCTCGACCAGCTCTCCGGCCTCGATTTCGACAAAGCTCCCGGATTTCAGATCAACGGGCTGAAGCGCGAAGAGCTGATCGCCGCCAACTCGATGATCCTGCACGAGGTCTATTTCGCCGGGCTCGGCGCTTCGGGCAAGCCGGGGGCGGCGCTCGCCGCGGCGCTCGACCGCGATTTCGGCTCTTTCGACCGCTGGCGCGCCGAATTCGTCGCCATGGGAAAGGCGCTCGGCGGCGGCTCCGGCTGGGTGGTTCTGTCCTATGACCAGCATGGCGGGCGGCTGGTCAACAGCTGGGCGAACGATCATACGCAAGGTCTGGCGGGCGGCGATCCGATCTTTGTGCTCGACATGTTCGAGCACGCCTATCAGATGGATTTCGGGGCGAAAGCGGCCGATTACGTCAAGGTGGTCATGGCGGCGGCCGGCTGGTCCAACGCCGATCGTCTCTTCGAGAAATGCAGCAGAGCCTGA
- a CDS encoding methyltransferase has protein sequence MSAPAASRADAFLGGKLRLLQPSRGHRAGTDAILLAAAAPRALGGLLLDIGAGVGAVGLVAAQRAPLATIGLVEIDALSASLARGNVAANGLGERARVFECDVLSAAARRAVGLEGANADLILTNPPYLTPGRARVSPDPRRALAHMSAGGLEPWLRACVALLRPGGALVMIHRADALPDCLAGVGARLGALELLPIAPREGEAATRILLRGVKGSKAPLALYPPLILHGADGAFTPEAEALHRGDGALPWPGIDFS, from the coding sequence ATGAGCGCGCCCGCTGCGTCACGCGCCGACGCTTTTCTCGGCGGCAAATTGCGGCTGCTGCAGCCCTCGCGCGGCCATAGGGCGGGAACCGACGCCATTCTGCTCGCCGCCGCCGCGCCGCGCGCGCTCGGCGGTCTTTTGCTCGACATAGGCGCCGGCGTCGGCGCCGTCGGCCTCGTCGCCGCGCAGCGGGCGCCGCTGGCGACGATCGGCCTCGTCGAGATCGACGCTTTGTCTGCTTCGCTCGCTCGCGGGAATGTCGCGGCCAATGGGCTCGGCGAGCGCGCGCGCGTTTTCGAGTGCGATGTCCTCTCCGCCGCCGCGCGCCGCGCCGTCGGCCTCGAGGGCGCGAACGCCGATCTGATCCTCACCAACCCGCCCTATCTCACGCCGGGCCGCGCGCGCGTCTCTCCCGATCCGCGACGCGCGCTCGCGCATATGAGCGCGGGCGGGTTGGAGCCCTGGCTGCGCGCCTGCGTCGCGCTGCTGCGCCCCGGCGGCGCGCTGGTGATGATCCATCGCGCCGACGCTCTGCCCGATTGCCTCGCCGGCGTCGGCGCGCGGCTCGGCGCGCTCGAACTATTGCCGATCGCGCCGCGCGAGGGCGAAGCGGCGACGCGCATTCTGCTGCGCGGCGTCAAAGGCTCGAAGGCGCCGCTGGCGCTCTACCCGCCGCTGATTCTGCATGGCGCCGACGGCGCCTTCACGCCCGAGGCCGAGGCGCTCCATCGTGGCGACGGCGCGCTGCCCTGGCCGGGTATCGATTTCTCATGA
- a CDS encoding replication-associated recombination protein A has product MSDLFAAAGLDRNAPHPLADRLRPQRLEEVAGQDHLVGPDGALTRAIRSGSIGSLIFWGPPGTGKTTVARLLAHETDLSFVQISAIFTGVADLKKTFEAARARRAMGQGTLLFVDEIHRFNRGQQDSFLPVMEDGSVTLIGATTENPSFELNAALLSRARVLTFKSLDAEAIEKLLQRAEQAEGKPLPLDEDARAALVAMADGDGRASLTLAEDVWRAAGEGEVFDRARLAEIVQRRAPIYDKAQEGHYNLISALHKCVRGSDPDAALYYFARMLVAGEDPLFLARRIVRMAVEDIGLADPQALVVANAAKDAYDFLGSPEGELALAQAVLYVATAPKSNAGYVAYKAARRLAEESGSPMPPKTILNAPTKLMKSEGYGEGYRYDHDEPDAFSGQDYWPEALGRQNLYRPVERGFEREIAKRLDYWERLRRERRGA; this is encoded by the coding sequence ATGAGTGATTTGTTCGCCGCCGCAGGGCTCGATCGCAATGCGCCGCATCCGCTGGCCGACCGCCTGCGTCCGCAGCGGCTGGAGGAGGTCGCCGGCCAGGACCATCTCGTCGGCCCGGACGGGGCGCTGACGCGCGCGATCCGTTCCGGCTCGATCGGCTCGCTGATCTTCTGGGGGCCGCCCGGCACCGGCAAGACGACAGTGGCGCGCCTTCTCGCCCATGAGACCGATCTCTCCTTCGTGCAAATCTCGGCGATCTTCACCGGCGTCGCCGATTTGAAGAAGACCTTCGAGGCGGCGCGCGCGCGCCGCGCCATGGGGCAGGGGACGCTGCTCTTCGTCGACGAAATTCACCGCTTCAACCGCGGCCAGCAGGATTCCTTCCTGCCGGTGATGGAGGACGGCTCGGTCACGCTGATCGGCGCGACGACGGAAAACCCCTCTTTCGAGCTCAACGCCGCGCTCTTGTCGCGCGCCCGCGTCCTGACCTTCAAATCGCTGGACGCCGAGGCGATCGAGAAGCTGCTGCAGCGCGCCGAGCAGGCCGAGGGCAAGCCCCTGCCGCTCGACGAGGACGCCCGCGCCGCTCTCGTGGCCATGGCCGACGGCGATGGCCGCGCCTCTTTGACTCTCGCCGAGGATGTCTGGCGCGCGGCGGGGGAGGGCGAGGTCTTCGATCGCGCCCGGCTCGCCGAGATCGTGCAGCGGCGCGCGCCCATCTACGACAAAGCGCAGGAAGGCCATTACAATCTCATCAGCGCGCTGCACAAATGCGTGCGCGGCTCCGACCCGGACGCCGCCCTCTATTATTTCGCGCGAATGCTGGTCGCCGGCGAGGACCCGCTGTTCCTCGCCCGGCGAATCGTCCGCATGGCGGTGGAGGATATCGGCCTCGCCGATCCGCAGGCGCTGGTCGTCGCCAACGCCGCCAAGGACGCCTATGATTTTCTCGGTAGCCCGGAGGGCGAGCTGGCCCTCGCGCAGGCCGTTCTCTATGTGGCGACCGCGCCCAAATCCAACGCCGGCTATGTCGCCTATAAGGCCGCTCGCCGCCTCGCCGAGGAAAGCGGCTCGCCCATGCCGCCCAAGACCATCCTCAACGCGCCGACCAAATTGATGAAGAGCGAAGGCTATGGCGAGGGCTATCGCTACGATCACGATGAGCCGGACGCTTTCTCCGGCCAGGATTATTGGCCGGAGGCGCTCGGCCGGCAGAATCTCTACCGCCCGGTGGAGCGCGGCTTCGAGCGCGAGATCGCCAAGCGGCTCGACTATTGGGAGCGGCTGCGGCGGGAGCGGCGCGGGGCCTGA